GGGGTTGTGGCGTGACTATCTTTCCTACGAGCCCCCACCCTTTATGTCCTCCAGCGTTCCTGCTAACGCTTCTGAGACTGGAATCCTTGAGGGACGCGCAGCACTTCTTTCACCACTTTCCACACTGTTTCGCATTTTGCTCCGCGAGAATCGCGCGCGGGAGAGGCTACGGTTGCTGCGAGCGCggccccccctccccaagtCGCAAACGCCATCGCTGGCTAGTGCTCGACGGATGTCATTGGAGGTGGCTCGTTTTGTGGGAGACGATATATTTGTTCCCCCTGGGGATGGGTGCCGTTCTGCAATAACTTCCGAGCAGTTGCTTGTAACACCCGCGTATGAGGTCGAGCGCCTCCGAAACCCGCTGGTGTTCTTGGCTCGCGAGTACCGTATGGAGCGACTCCCTGAATTCTCGCTAAACCCAGCAAAGTCTCCGGATACTGGTCACAGCTCTGTGGTGAGGAAGGATTGCGGTGCCTCGTCTGCAGTTACATTATCAGACTTCCGCCAGCCACCTGTGATGTTAGAGGCATTTAATATACCTTGCGGCATTTACGATGTGGGTCGTAGAGTCCACCTCATTCAGGGGTATGAGCCGCTGTACAGCAGTGATGGGCTTGGGTCTCTTGACTCTCTTAGTAAGGCCGTGAAGTGTAGGCGGGATGGACCGCAACGGGGCGATACTGCCTTCATTGACGGACGGCTGTCTCAAAGTTTGTGGTGTTCTGGGACTCCAGCGAAACTACGAGGGCCGCTCCAGGAGGACTCGCTAAGCGGAAGCGACGACGACGAGGTCTCCCCAGCCTTCTGCGCGGATGTCTCATGGCTTCCCAAGTTCCCCGAGTAACAAGATTGCGATAGTGAGGGAATAGTAGAGGATATTCTCTTACTGTGCACTGGGTGTATCATTCTGTCACCCGATGTAATGTAATATATGGCGCAAAAGAATGTGCTTTTTGGTGAAGTGGATGCCTCCGGCACTGTTTCATTCGAATGGCTGCGTTTATTTTCTGTGTTGTCACTGCTCCGTCAACCTCTTGCACGCATCTGAGAACCCACTTGTTGAtgcctcttttccctttactttcGTGTGCTCCCACCCTACGGCCCCGTGTCACGTGACGCAGTTTTCACCGCCGACGATGGTTAGCGAGAGGACCGTCTCTGGTGGTTGGAAACCTGATAGTTCGGCACCTGTGTGTGACAGCTGCGATGTCACGTTCACTGTTTACAGGAGACGCCACCACTGTCGTTGTTGCGGCGGCGTGTTTTGCAATTCATGCTCGAATACGTATGTGAGCATCCCAGCATTGCATGAAATGAAACCACAGCGCGTGTGCCGCGCCTGTGCAACCGCGTTGTCTGGTGCCACAGATGCCTCTGCCACTGCCGGTTCGGCGGCAACCGACCCCGTGTCCGGCGGTTCCTTTCCCTCGATtgcggaagaggaggaggaggggggtgaTGGCATTGTGTCTTCGGGCAGTAGTCGCCTCGACGACGATAGCGGTGATGTTGACGACAGTTCGTCTCATAGTGGGGACGTTTCGTCTGCCGTCGCGGCTGTGTATTCTTCCGTTGAGGAGGGACCACGCACCAGTAGCATGACCTTCATTGCGGCTTTGCAAGAGAATCTCAGACACTCGGATGATCCGGGTGTCGTGACAATCCTTATGTATGCTTCGGCGACGAGGCAGCAACTAATTCTTGTTACTGTGAGTGATGGAGAAACAATGTCGATGCTTGCAGAGCGACTAGCTGACACCTACCTCCGACTGGAGAACGGACCGTTCAAGGCCGCAAGTCTTACCGACCGGGAGAATGCGCTGAAGAGGTTGCGCTTCTTTAGTGAATCAGCTGCTGTGGATAACGGCGCTCAGGCAGTGTCCGTGGCGCTGCAGCATCGGCGCCTGGTTTTGGCCGGTTGCTCGCTTTCCGAACTGCAGTGTCAGAGCGCGAAACCCCTCGTCCATGATTTTTTCTGCAGTAACATCAGTGCAGGGGAGTGTGGGGAGtgggaatgaagaaagtgacTTTGTGCAATTATCGTTGCTGCAAATCACCCTTTTTAAGGTCTGCGTATGGACTATGCGTATTCCCAGGTTGGGTATGTAGTTACTTGAAGGAGGGTAAACCCGTCTTCTAACCTAACCGGTGCCTTCCTTGCCGCATTCCGGCTTCTGGCGCCATCAGTCGCTGCTTGGTTTCATTTCCAACCACTCAATGACTCATGGGGGATCTCTTTTACTTCacctttttc
This sequence is a window from Trypanosoma brucei gambiense DAL972 chromosome 7, complete sequence. Protein-coding genes within it:
- a CDS encoding zinc finger protein, putative encodes the protein MCFLVKWMPPALFHSNGCVYFLCCHCSVNLLHASENPLVDASFPFTFVCSHPTAPCHVTQFSPPTMVSERTVSGGWKPDSSAPVCDSCDVTFTVYRRRHHCRCCGGVFCNSCSNTYVSIPALHEMKPQRVCRACATALSGATDASATAGSAATDPVSGGSFPSIAEEEEEGGDGIVSSGSSRLDDDSGDVDDSSSHSGDVSSAVAAVYSSVEEGPRTSSMTFIAALQENLRHSDDPGVVTILMYASATRQQLILVTVSDGETMSMLAERLADTYLRLENGPFKAASLTDRENALKRLRFFSESAAVDNGAQAVSVALQHRRLVLAGCSLSELQCQSAKPLVHDFFCSNISAGECGEWE